Proteins encoded by one window of Cupriavidus sp. EM10:
- the tam gene encoding trans-aconitate 2-methyltransferase, whose amino-acid sequence MTWSASQYVQFEDERTRPVRDLVGAIPTASARRVADIGCGPGNSTEVLAARYADAEVTGLDSDADMIAAARKRLPNLRFDIADVTQWADGGPWDVILANAVFQWVPDHATLFPSLISKLAPGGSLAVQMPDNLNEPPHLLMRETALTGPWAPKLAAAADARTALASERWYYELLKPHCARVDIWRTIYQHPLKGGPAAVVEWFKGSGLRPFLAPLDEAEKAEYLRQYEAALAKVFPAMPDGTVLLPFPRVFIVATR is encoded by the coding sequence ATGACATGGTCGGCCAGCCAGTACGTGCAATTCGAGGATGAACGGACCCGCCCGGTGCGGGATCTGGTCGGGGCCATCCCCACCGCCAGCGCCCGGCGCGTGGCCGACATCGGCTGCGGCCCCGGCAATTCCACTGAAGTCCTGGCGGCCCGCTACGCCGATGCCGAGGTCACGGGGCTGGACAGCGATGCCGACATGATCGCCGCCGCCCGCAAGCGCCTGCCGAACCTGCGGTTCGACATCGCCGACGTTACGCAATGGGCCGATGGCGGCCCCTGGGACGTGATCCTGGCCAATGCCGTGTTCCAGTGGGTGCCCGATCACGCCACGCTGTTTCCGTCGCTGATCAGCAAGCTGGCGCCGGGCGGCAGCCTGGCCGTGCAGATGCCGGACAACCTCAACGAGCCGCCGCACCTGCTGATGCGGGAGACCGCGCTGACCGGCCCCTGGGCGCCCAAGCTGGCGGCGGCCGCCGACGCCCGCACGGCGCTGGCGTCGGAGCGCTGGTACTACGAATTGCTCAAGCCGCATTGCGCGCGGGTGGATATCTGGCGCACGATCTACCAGCATCCGCTCAAGGGTGGGCCGGCGGCGGTGGTCGAATGGTTCAAGGGCAGCGGCCTGCGGCCCTTCCTGGCGCCGCTGGACGAGGCGGAAAAGGCCGAGTACCTGCGCCAGTACGAGGCGGCGCTGGCCAAGGTGTTTCCGGCGATGCCCGACGGCACCGTGCTGCTGCCGTTTCCGCGCGTGTTCATCGTGGCCACGCGCTAG
- the yidC gene encoding membrane protein insertase YidC: protein MDIKRTILWVIFSMSLVLLYDNWQRANGHASMFFPSANTQQQAAPAGGASGATAQGDVPKANATGASAPGAVPGAPQAAAQPAGEKVIVTTDEVRAEIDTAGGILSRLELLNEHEKDGKPVVLFERDAQRTYLARSGLIGGDLPNHTTVFTAAPGARALAPGQDKLDVVLTAEKGGVKFVKTYTFRKGSYVVDARFDVTNAGTAPVSPTLYLELARDGTKVEQSQFYSTFTGPAIYTNADKYHKITFEDIAKGKASVPAATDNGWVAMVQHYFASAWIPQNGKQHSFYAEQIDPNLYRVGIQQPLGQIAPGATVSTDARLFAGPQEERMLEQITPGLELVKDYGWLTILAKPLFWLLEKLHGFLNNWGWSIIALTVLIKLVFFPLSAASYKSMGKMKDLQPRMTAIRERYKGDPQKMNSEMMALYRTEKVNPLGGCLPIVIQIPVFIALYWVLLSSVEMRGAPWLGWIHDLSVPDPFYILPIVMAVSMFVQTRLNPTPPDPVQAKVMMIMPLVFSFMFFFFPAGLVLYWVVNNILSIAQQWQINRMLGKGKTAAVAKS from the coding sequence ATGGATATCAAACGCACCATCCTGTGGGTCATCTTTTCGATGTCCCTCGTGCTGCTCTACGACAACTGGCAGCGCGCCAACGGCCACGCGTCGATGTTCTTCCCGAGCGCCAACACGCAACAGCAGGCCGCCCCGGCCGGTGGCGCGAGCGGCGCCACGGCGCAGGGTGACGTGCCCAAGGCCAACGCCACTGGCGCGTCGGCACCGGGCGCTGTTCCTGGCGCCCCGCAGGCGGCTGCGCAGCCGGCTGGCGAGAAGGTCATTGTCACCACTGACGAAGTGCGTGCCGAGATCGATACCGCCGGCGGCATCCTGTCGCGCCTGGAGCTGCTCAACGAGCACGAGAAGGACGGCAAGCCGGTTGTACTGTTCGAACGTGACGCTCAGCGCACCTATCTGGCCCGTTCGGGTCTGATCGGCGGCGACCTGCCGAACCACACCACGGTGTTCACGGCGGCCCCGGGCGCCCGTGCGCTGGCGCCGGGCCAGGACAAGCTCGACGTCGTGCTGACCGCCGAAAAGGGTGGCGTGAAGTTCGTGAAGACCTATACGTTCCGCAAGGGCAGCTATGTGGTCGACGCGCGCTTCGACGTGACGAACGCCGGCACCGCGCCGGTCTCGCCGACGCTGTATCTGGAACTGGCGCGTGACGGCACCAAGGTCGAGCAGTCGCAGTTCTACAGCACGTTCACCGGCCCGGCCATCTACACGAACGCCGACAAGTACCACAAGATCACGTTCGAGGACATCGCCAAGGGCAAGGCCAGCGTGCCGGCCGCCACGGACAACGGCTGGGTGGCGATGGTGCAGCACTACTTCGCCTCGGCCTGGATTCCGCAGAACGGCAAGCAGCACAGCTTCTACGCCGAGCAGATCGATCCGAACCTGTACCGCGTGGGTATCCAGCAGCCGCTGGGCCAGATCGCCCCGGGCGCCACGGTGAGCACCGATGCCCGCCTGTTCGCCGGCCCGCAGGAAGAGCGCATGCTCGAGCAGATCACGCCTGGCCTGGAACTGGTCAAGGACTATGGCTGGCTGACCATCCTGGCCAAGCCGCTGTTCTGGCTGCTGGAAAAGCTGCACGGCTTCCTGAACAACTGGGGCTGGTCGATCATCGCGCTGACGGTGCTGATCAAGCTGGTGTTCTTCCCGCTGTCGGCTGCCAGCTACAAGTCGATGGGCAAGATGAAGGACCTGCAGCCGCGCATGACGGCCATCCGCGAGCGCTACAAGGGCGACCCGCAGAAGATGAACTCGGAGATGATGGCGCTGTACCGCACCGAGAAGGTCAATCCGCTCGGCGGCTGCCTGCCCATCGTGATCCAGATCCCGGTGTTCATCGCGCTGTACTGGGTGCTGCTGTCGTCGGTGGAAATGCGCGGCGCGCCGTGGCTGGGCTGGATCCACGACCTGTCGGTGCCGGATCCGTTCTACATCCTGCCGATCGTGATGGCCGTGTCGATGTTCGTCCAGACCAGGCTGAACCCGACCCCGCCGGACCCCGTCCAGGCCAAGGTCATGATGATCATGCCGCTGGTGTTCTCGTTCATGTTCTTCTTCTTCCCGGCCGGCCTCGTGCTGTACTGGGTGGTGAACAACATCCTGTCGATCGCCCAGCAGTGGCAGATCAACCGCATGCTCGGCAAGGGCAAGACCGCGGCAGTGGCCAAGAGCTGA
- the rnpA gene encoding ribonuclease P protein component yields the protein MSTHAFPKAARLTKTDEFSSVFALRPRRRSTHFVLYVRPNGQSQARLGIVVGKKFAPRAAERNLVKRMVRELFRSRQAQFAGRDILLRLQAKFPRADFASRSAIRRACQAEVGGLLDVAARPLPPAPAVPASGEPSASAAPAAPPAPA from the coding sequence GTGTCGACCCATGCCTTCCCCAAAGCCGCGAGGCTGACAAAGACGGATGAATTTTCATCCGTTTTTGCTTTGCGGCCCCGGCGTCGCAGTACGCACTTCGTGCTGTATGTGCGACCGAACGGCCAGTCGCAGGCCAGGCTGGGCATCGTCGTGGGCAAGAAATTTGCGCCGCGGGCCGCCGAGCGCAACCTGGTAAAGCGGATGGTACGGGAACTGTTTCGCAGCCGGCAGGCCCAATTCGCGGGCCGCGATATCCTGTTGCGGTTGCAGGCAAAGTTTCCGCGTGCGGACTTTGCCAGCCGGTCGGCCATACGGCGTGCCTGCCAGGCCGAAGTTGGCGGCTTGCTGGACGTGGCCGCCAGGCCCCTGCCACCTGCGCCAGCCGTCCCGGCATCCGGCGAGCCATCCGCATCGGCCGCTCCTGCCGCGCCTCCCGCGCCAGCCTGA
- the rpmH gene encoding 50S ribosomal protein L34 has translation MKRTYQPSVTRRKRTHGFRVRMKTRGGRAVINARRAKGRKRLAI, from the coding sequence ATGAAACGTACCTACCAACCTTCCGTTACCCGCCGCAAGCGTACCCATGGTTTCCGCGTGCGCATGAAGACCCGCGGCGGCCGTGCCGTGATCAACGCCCGCCGCGCCAAGGGCCGCAAGCGCCTGGCAATCTGA
- the yidD gene encoding membrane protein insertion efficiency factor YidD, translated as MKRILLALLRIYKIALSPYLGSQCRFLPTCSDYARDAIISHGSARGTWMAACRLCRCHPFAKGGYDPVPEPVVHGNASAVPPAATASGRPSITVRLPRP; from the coding sequence ATGAAGCGAATCCTGCTAGCCCTGCTGCGCATCTACAAGATCGCCCTGAGTCCGTACCTGGGCTCGCAGTGCCGCTTCCTGCCAACTTGTTCCGACTATGCCCGCGACGCCATCATCAGCCATGGCTCCGCGCGTGGCACGTGGATGGCCGCATGCAGACTCTGCCGTTGCCATCCTTTCGCAAAGGGCGGGTATGATCCCGTGCCCGAGCCTGTAGTACACGGAAACGCCTCCGCGGTGCCTCCCGCAGCCACCGCGTCCGGCCGCCCGTCCATCACGGTCCGGCTCCCCAGACCCTGA